CAGCAAACGCATATTTTTGATCAGATGGATAACCTGCAGTCACCGGCGATCTACTGCATCTACGAAGATCAGGCCGGCGACATGTGGTTTGGCACACGCTTCGGCGGCGCGCTGCGCTATGCCGGGGACGAGTTCGAAGTCTACGACGAGAATGACGGCCTGCCGAGCAAGACGATTTACTTCATTGCCGAGGACCAACAGCAGCGCATGTGGCTGGGCACGAACGACGGCGTGGCTTACTTTGATAGCCCCAAATTTTTTTATTTCGATGCGGCCTCCGGTTTGGCGGATAACGAATGCAACACGCGCGCCGTCATGCGAGACCGCGAGGGCTGGATGTGGTTCGGCACCATCGGCGGGGCTTCGCGCGTGAATGTTGCGGCCGTACCGTTTACTGCCGTGCACCCGCGTGTTGATATTCTCGCGCTCGAAACCAAACACGAAAGCTATCGTAACTTTGCCGATCTCAGACTGCCGGCGAGCACCGCAAATGAGATCAACTTCAAATTCGGCGCGCTTTCCTTCATCAACGAAAACGCCAACACCAACCTGGTGAAACTCGAAGGCTTTGACGACGAGTGGAAGAACCTCGGCGCCGAACATGAGATTCGTTACACCAATCTCGCGCCCAAACAATACACCTTGTGGGTGCGCGGTGTGAATGCTTATGGTCAGGCTTCCTCCGACACCGCCAAAGTTTCGTTCGAGGTTCTGCCGGCATTTTATCAAACCGCCTGGTTCTATGCCGGCTGCGCCCTGCTGCTACTGGGCCTGGGTTACGGCATCTTTCGCCTACGCATGCGACAAGCGCGGGCGCGCGAGCGGGAATTGGAAAAAGCCGTTGCCGAAAAAACTGAGCGCTTACAGGAAACGCATTCGTTTCTCGCCACCGTGAAAGAATCCTTGCCGGTCGGGTTGCTGGTCCTGGACGCCAAGGGCATCATCGTCGACAACAACCGCGCGGCGCAAGAATTGTTCGGCTTTGCGGCAAGTGATTTGCGCGGCCGCGAGCTGCACTCGCTGCTCTCCAGCCCGCTCATGAAACGCGATGCCGTGTGGGAAACTCTCGCCGGACAAAAAGCAGAGATCGATCTCGTGGGCATGCACAAAGACGGGCATCGTTTTGTTTGCCAGATCCACTCGGATCACGTCAGCAACGGTGACGGCAAGCTGCAGTTTTTGATTTTGACTTGCGAAAACATCGACGAACGCAAGCAACTGGAGGCCAAACTTATTGAAAACGAGAAGCAGCTCGCCATGGTGGATTTGATGGCGGGCATGGGTGACGTGCTGAACAACAAGCTTTCCGGCATTCAAGGTTACATTGATATTTTGAAAACCGAGCTGGCTTCGCTCGCCAATCAGGAATCCGCGCGCGCCATTGCCTGGGTGCAAGGCTCGATTCACGACATGAGCAAAGTCATCCGCCAGTTGATCGATTGCAGCGCCTATCTCGTCAAGCAAGCGGTGGTGGCCACAGATTTGCGCCAGGAGTTGCGCCGCCTCGAGCAGCATTGGAACGACAAAATCAAATTTCGCATCACGCCCATGCCCTCGCCCATTCCCGTCGAGGTTATTTCCAAATTCCGCAATGGGCTGGATGAAGCCGTGCTGAACGCAATCGAAGCCGAAGCCACGCAAATCAACATCGAGGTTGAGACCTTGCCGGCAGTGTCGCGCGTGCGCGTGCTGATGACAGACAACGGTCGCGGCATTTCGCCCGAGAATATCACCAAAGTTTTTCTGCCCTTTTTCAAAACCAAGAGCACGCCGCATTCGGGCTTGGGTTTGTGGAAATTGTATCAAGTGATCAAACAATGCGGCGGTGCTGCCGAAGTCGTGGCCCTGCCGAACGGCGGCACGCAACTGCGCCTCACGCTGCCACTGCATGCCTCGGGAAACGGTGTGTCCGACAAGACACTGAGGATGGTCGAGGTAAGTTAAATTTGAAAGGCGATTACGCCAAGAATACTTCAAATCAAAATATTGAATGCTGTCCCCTTCCCTGCCGCGCTTTCCACCGCAATCGTCCCGCCATGTTCTTCGACGATTCTCTTGACCATCGTCAAACCCAGGCCAGCGCCGCCGCGTTTGGTGCTGAAATTTGGCTCAAAAATTTTTTCCAACATTTCCGGGGAAAGCCCCGGGCCTTGATCGGCAATGGTCAAGCGGACCTTCTCGCCTTCGCGTCGCGTGCTGATGGTAATCGTGCTGGAGGGCGTGAGACTCGCTTCCAGCGCATTTTTGATCAAGTTATTCAACAAGCGTTTGATCTGCTCGCGATCAAAAGGCCGCCGCGAAACATCAGGCGCAAGATCGGTTTTAATCTGAATCTCGCCGCCCACGCCCTGAAACAAACGCGCCGTAAGTTGAACGACTTCATTTAGATCGCCCGGTTTTAATTCGGCTTTGGGCAAACGCGCAAAGTCGGAAAACTCCTCGGCGAGATGGCGCAAGCTGGCCAACTCTTCTTCAATACTCTGAAATGATTCCTGCACCGCGGATTGCGAGGCAACGGATTCATCCAACCGCTGGCGCACGCGATAGAGTCCGAGCTGAATCGGCGTAAGCGGGTTTTTGATCTCATGCGCCACTTGCCGCGCCACTTCACGCCATGCGGCCAGCCGCTCGGTGATCACCAGTTTCTCCCGGCTTGTGCGTAATTCGCCAATCATATGATTGAATGAATCGACAAGTTGGCGAATTTCGTCTTTTGCCGTTGCTTCGGCTTGAACCTCCAAATTGCCGCCTGCCACCTGCAGACTTGCCCGCGTGAGCTGTTCAATCGGTTGACTGATGCGTTGCGACAGCAGACGCGCGCTAACAACGGACAGCAAACACAGCACGAGAATTGCCGCGGCCGCACCGCCCCAAATCAACTCGTCTTGCAGCGCGCGTTCTTTGATCAACGACAAGGAGTTGTAAACGCGCATCGCCTGGGCCAAGCGATCTTTGGTCGCAATGATTTCCGGCGAAACAGCATAACCCACCAGCACCATTTCATCTGGGCCTTGTGGCAACCACACGCGGCAATGACTGCGAGACTCGCCGTTGCCCTGAGAAATTGTCTCCAACTCGCTGTCGCGCTGGCCCCATGCTTCTGCCAGACGTTCATCTCCAAAACTCAAACCAAGCTGCCGCGCTTCTTCATCCCGGGCAACGGCCTGCACGAGTTGCACGGCCTCCTGCTCTTTGCGCCAAACCAGAAAATAATCAAACTCCCATTTGCGCAACAGCGCCGGCGTGACCGAATCGCCCTGCACAGCGCGCACAAAACTCTCCGCATGATTTTCAAACTGCTGTTTCATCGCCTGCACGGCATTAAGCATCGTGCCTTCCATTTCGGGGACCAGCAACATGTCGATCGTGCTCGTCGTCAGCGTGCTTGCGACAAACAACAGCGGCACGCTCGGCACAATCGCAAACAACAAAAACAGGGCCGTCAAGCGTACCTGAAAGCGTGAACGCCGGGTGGGATGCCACCAAAGGTAAGCGAGATAACACGCGAGGAGGAAAAGAATGATTGCCAGCCAGAGGAGGAAGATTTGCATGCTGGATGCTGGATGCTGGATACTCGTTACTCGTTGCTCGTTGCTGGTTGCTGGTTACTGGTTAATGTGTCATCAAGCAAATGTTAGCTGCAACCCACGGCCTGCAATCCGAAATCTGCAATCCACAATCCACAACTACCCCAAATGTTTCCGCTTCAGCAAATACGCCATCAAACCCTGATCGAATGTCATGGCGGTGTCGATGAGCATGTAATCAATGCGATTTTCGCGGCATTGGCGTTTGAACCAGGCGAGATACTCGTCGATTTCCTTTTGCACTGCTGCGCGAATGTGATGCGGTTGCGTGGGCATGCGCAAGCCGGATTCGACATCTTCGAAAATGGCGTCTTCACGAAAATCAAAACGGTAATCGAGGCGGTCGAGCACTTGCAACACCAAAACTTCGTGATGGCGATGGCGAAAATGCTTCAATCCGGTGAGAATTTGTTTAGGCTCGATGTCCAGATCGCGCGGCAGAAAATCCGAGAGTAGAATCACTAGTCCGCGGCGCTTGATTTGCTCGGCCATTTGATGCAGCGAGGCCGCCCAATCAGCATGCTCGCCCGGCTGCGCATTTTCCAATGCGCTGAGCAGGCGCGTGAGATAACTCATCACCGAGCGCGGCGGCAAATAATCTGTGATGCGTTGGTTGAACAGCGTCAACCCGACAGCATCGCGCTGGTGAATCATTAAATAACTCAGCGCCGCGGCCAAATAACTCGCATACTGAAACTTGCTCACCCCCGCAGATTGCGAGATGCCCATCGAAGCGGATTGATCGAGCACGATATAGCATTTGAGATTCGTCTCTTCTTCGAATTGCTTGACATAGAAGCGATCGGTTTTGCCGTAGACTTTCCAATCGAGATGGCGAATCTCATCACCCGGCATGTATTGCCGGTGCTCGGCAAACTCGACACTAAAACCGTGATACGGGCTGCGATGCAGGCCGGTGATGAAACCCTCTACCACCAACCGCGCGCGCAGGCTCATGTTCTGCAGCCGCGAGATGGTTGTGGCTTTGAGATATTTTTTGTGAAGCGGTTCGGTTGGCATGATACGAGATTTACACTTTAAACCTAACACCTTACACAATTGTTTAAGGTGTTAGGTGATAGTCAGCGCCCGTTTTTAATCAACTCATCGATAATCTGCACCGTGGTCACGCCTTCTGCTTCTGCGGAAAAATTCGTAACGAGACGATGCCGCAACACAGGTTTTGCCACTGCGCGAATGTCTTCGATATCCGGCGTCGGGCGGCCGTCGAGAATCGCGCGGGTTTTCGCGCCCAGCACGAGATATTGCGAAGCGCGCGGCCCGGCGCCCCAACTGATCCAATCCTTGATAAACTTGGGCACATCATTTTGATTCGGGCGTGTTTGCCGCGCCAAATGCACGGCGTAGTCCACGACATTATCCGCCACCGGCACTTCACGCACCAAACGTTGCAACTCTGAAATCTTGGCGGCATTCAAAATCTCCCGGAGATTCGCAATATTTCCGCCGGTGGTGTTTTTGACGATCAGCTTTTCTTCTTCAGAACTGGGATAATCGACCCACAAGTTGAACATGAAACGATCGAGCTGCGCTTCGGGCAGCGGGTAGGTTCCCTCCTGCTCGATGGGATTTTGCGTGGCGAGCACAAAAAAAGGTTCGGGCAGTTTGTGGGTTTGTCCCGCAACAGAGACTTCATGTTCCTGCATGGCCTGCAGCAATGCCGCCTGGGTTTTGGGTGGTGTGCGATTGATCTCGTCGGCCAGCACGATATTCGCAAACACCGGCCCGCGCACGAAGCGAAATGCTTTGCGGCCGGTGCTCACATCTTCCTCAATGATTTCGGTGCCGGTGATATCAGAAGGCATCAAATCCGGTGTGAATTGAATGCGACTGAATTTAAGCTCCAACACGCGTGCGAGTGTGCTGATCAACAGCGTCTTTGCCAATCCCGGCACACCCACCAGCAAACAATGGCCGTTGGCCAGCAATGCAATCAAGAGTTGATTGATCACCTCTTTCTGGCCGACAATGACTTTACTGATTTCATCAACAATGGCGTGATGGGCATGCTTGACTTCTTCGATGATGGTCATGTCCTGTGAACTTCTGTTCATAAGAGATGAAACTCCTTATTTATTGAGAAAGAATTGCAATCTTGTGCCGCTACGGCGAGCCATCTTGTTTTTGGAGATGTGCTACAAACCGGGTGCGCTGTTATCTTGAAACGTACATTCATCTTCACGTGTCATCCAGGGATATTGTGACGTACTACCTGAATTTTGCACCAAGTCTGACCGAACCCGCGATGAGCGCGGGCTTGATCAAGATGTCAATTTACCAATTGGGTGAGGCACAAAAAATTTTGCATGAGAACTTGCCGGTAACTCCGAAGGAGTGAAATGGTTATAGTCATGCGCGCACTCCGTTTCTACAAACTCCGAAAGGAGTGGCATGTTCTTTTCATCGAAAGATCAAGGTTTAAAATCGAGCCCATGCAACATTTCACTCCTTCGGAGTTTTGAAGGGTGGTGGGGCGGATTTCACTATAAACATTCCACCGCTTTGCGGTTTGTTTAAGACGATTATCGATTCTTTCTTGTCATATCTCAGCATGCAAAATTCAGGTACTGAGCTTGGCGCCGGATGCTTCACAAGTTTCCTGCGGAATGTCAAAGATGGGTGCTTTTTGAATCAAGGCGGCAACGCTCCACCACCGCGCCACATGCGGTCACGGCGGTCTTTTGGCAAACGCAATGATAACCATTCACCTGCCGAAATGCAATTACATAATTCCCGTTAGATCGGGCAAATTGTCATTTGTTTTTTTGAACCGGCGCGGTATCTTCCTGTAAAAATTCTGTCACAATAAATTCTGGCAAAAAATCATGCCTTACACTCTCAAGATCGGTTCTCTCAAATGCCACATTTTAAGTGATGGCGTTGAAGCGGCGGACGGCGGCGGATTCTTTGGGTTGGTGCCGCGGGTGATGTGGGAGAAAGTGATCGCGCCGAACGAACTCAATCAGGTGCCGGCCGCGCTGCGGGTGTTGCTGATCGAATCGCAGGCAGGCTTGATTCTCGTGGACACGGGTCGCGGCGACAAATTCGATGAGAAGCAACGCAGCATTTTGCGCCTGGGTTCGCGGCGCGAACGGTTAGTAAATGATCTACGCCGAGTTGGCTTCCGGCCGGAAGAGGTCGCGATCGTCATTCTCACGCATTTGCATGCCGATCATGCCGGCGGCGCTACACAGCTCGACGTGAGCTCGCCGACACGTTGGGAGGCGCCGGATCATTCACCCGGCAAAGCCATAGCTACATTTCCCAAAGCAAAATACTTTGTGCAACGTCTCGATCTTGCGGAAGCGAGCTTTCCCAACGAACGCACGCTCGCGACGTATCAATCTTACAACTGGCAGCCGTTGCTCGAGAGCGGGCAGTTGGAGATCATCAACGGCGATTATCAAATCGCGCCCGGTGTGCGCACTGAAGTTGCGCCCGGGCACACTATCAGCATTCAATCTGTTTGGGTGGAAGATCGCGGTGAAAGCTTGCTGTTCCTGGGTGATGCGAGCAGTTGGGCCGTTCATCTCAGCCGGCTCGCCTGGGTTCCGAGCTATGACATTTATCCTATGACCAGCATCGAAAGCAAGCGGCGTTTGCAGCGTGAGGCCCTGGCGAAAAATGCGCTGCTGGTGTTTCAACACGATGGCCAGGTGGTGACCGGCAGATTGATCGAAGGCAAACGAGGCCCCGAGGTTCAGCCGGAGATCACCGAAACGGCCTGGTTTGATGCCTCGGCATGATATGACAATCACCATCACAGAAATGACTGCGCAGGACTGGCGAGCCGTGGCCGCGATTTATCAAGAGGGCATTGACACCGGTGATGCGACTTTCGAAGCTGCGCCGCCGAGTTCATGGGAAGAATGGCGCAAAACGAAACTCAATGCGTGCAGCATTGTTGCGCGTGCGAATGATGAGATCGTTGGTTGGGCGGCGCTCAGTCCGGTTTCGAGCAGAGGCGTTTATGCCGGTGTCGCTGAGGTCAGCGTTTACGTCAGCGCGCCAGCACGCGGCCATAGCGTCGGTTCGCTTTTGTTGGACGCGTTGATCAAGCGATCCGAGGCGCACGGCCTTTGGACGTTGCAGGCCGGCATCTTCCCGGAAAATCAAGCGAGCCTCCGCCTGCATTTGCACCACGGCTTCCGGCAGGTTGGCATTCGAGAAAAATTGGGAAAGATGGCTTATGGTCCGCATGCCGGCAAATGGCGGGACGTTGTGTTGCTTGAACGAAGAAGTGCAACTCAAGGGGTCGAATAAAACTTTAACAATAATTTTACCCGCCAGCCTTGACAAATTCCGATGAGATGGTTAGTTTGTCAACGTTCATTCAAGCCTGCCTCATCACGCGAAGCTGTGCACTGAATCACAAAGCTTATGTGTCCGCGACATGAAGACAAGATTCTTTTTGGGTTTTCTCTGTTGCTGTGTTCCGCTTTTTATCTCGCCCCAGCTCTTCTCTCAGCATGAGCGCGATCCGCATTTTATCAAGCCCACGGTTGATGACGACAGCAAATACACCACGGTCGGCAGCATCGGGATGACGGTTTCCAACTTCGGCACGTTTGGCGACGGCTTTGGCGTGCAAGCGCCGGTCGATCAACCGTCGTGCGAATATCCCAAAGGCTCGGGCATCGAGCATTTGTTCGTCGGCGGGCTTTGGGTGGGCGGCAAACGCGATGACGGCACGGTGTTCGTGACTAGCGGCGCGCGCGATATTTCCTCGCTGCGTGATGTGGCTGCCGGCTTTGAATTCACCAACTCCGACGATCCCAATGATCGCGTCGCCGAGCGCTCGAGCATCATCGACAGCCCGTTTTATTCTCCCCAGGCCATCAGCCATCAAGATTTTATCGCGGATTTCACCGACTCGAATATCGTTGTACCCGGCACCACCATTCGCATTCCGCAGCACGAGCCCATCAACGTTTCGGTGCATCTGGAATCCTACGCGTGGAATTTTCCGTTTGCCGATGCCTTCGTCATTCTGAATTATACCATAAAAAATACCGGCGCCCGGCGCTTGAATCAGGTTTATGTGTCCTTGTGGGCGGATCTCGTGATTCGCAACATCAACATTACGCCGCCGCGCGTGGGTTCGCCGTTTTATCAGCATCGCAGCGGTGATTATGTTGATTCGCTGCGCATGGCTTATGCATATGACTATGACGGCGATCCCGGTTTCACTGACAACGGCCTTTATGTTGCGCTCAAGCATCTCGGCGCCACGCCGCAGGCGAATGATCAGGCTTATCGCGTCGCTTCGAGCTTCAATTCCTGGCTGTTTCGCGATACCAGCGATCCGGTGTTGTTCTCCCCGCAAACCGACATCGAGAGTTATCAAAAGCAGGCCGAACCGATGGATCGTTTTCTGATTGATCGCGTGATCAAAGGCCGCGTGGGAAATTTCATGACGCTGCTCACCACCGGGCCGTTTCAGAGCCTCGATCCCGATTCTTCCATCAATGTCGTGTTTGCGGTAATTTGCGCGGGCAAATTTGGCAGCGACGATAATCGCCTGGATACCGAACAAAGCCGGCAAAATCTCTACACCAATGCGTTCTGGGCGCAAACCGCTTATGACGGCGAAGATCGCAACGCCAATAATCAGCTCGATCCGGGTGAGGATGTCGATCGCGACGGCCGGCTCGATCGCTACGTGTTGCCCACCCCGCCTTCGCCGCCGCGCGTGAAGGTGATCCCCACTGATCGCCAGGTGACGATTTATTGGGATCGTTCCGCGGAGGAATCCGTGGATTTTATCAGCGGCAAAAAAGATTTCGAGGGCTATCGCCTCTACCGCACACAGCTCGGCGAAGATTTGCCCGGGCACGATTTGTTTTCCAGCTTCACGCTGATTGCGGAGTTCGATTCGGTGAATGGTATCGGCTATGACACAGATTTCAAATTTGTGCGGCTTGCGCAACCGGTGACATTCGGCGAGACCGCCCTCAATCCCAATACCGGCCAAACCGAAACGATTTATTATCATTATAAATTTGTGAATGAGAACTTGTTGAACGGTTGGCAATATGCGTTTGCCGTCACCGCCTTCGACGGCGGCGATCCCGAAATCAGACTGGCAAGTTTGGAGAGCAGCCGGCTAAGCAACGTCGTGCGCGTGTTTCCCGGCTCGCCCACGCCGGAAGAGCAGCGCGCCAACGGCGGTGTGACGGAAGCAAGCGTCGGGGTTTATCCCAATCCTTACCGCGTCAAAGCGGCGTGGGATGGCAATCTCGAGCGCGATCGCAAAATCTATTTCTACAATTTGCCGGCGCGTTCGCAAGTCAGCATTTACACGCTCGCCGGCGATCTGGTGGATTCATTTGAGCATCAAGCCACGAATTATACCGGCGATGATTTACAGTGGTTCGAAAAGTTTTCCCGCGGCGACCGCGTTTTCGCGGGCGGCGAGCATGCCTGGGATTTGGTCACGCGGGATGATCAAGCTTTGGCTTCGGGTTTGTATTATTATGTCGTCAAGAACCTGGCGAACGGAAATGTGCAGCGGGGGAAGTTTTTGGTGATTAAGTGATGCGATGAGGAGGGTGTTTGTGGGCGTACGAGAGCTGTTACCATAAACCGGACAAGCGGGAACCAAGAAGAGAAACCATCTCGCAACGTCGCAAAGACGCAGAGAAACAGCGACGAAAAACCTTGCATACCTTTTGCGACTCTGCGTCGTTGCGTAAGGTTTTTGCTGCACAATTTTGATTCGCAATGAAATTAGTTTGCAGGAGTATTTTCATGAAATGACATCTCGAAGGGCTCGCGCGAAGTTGTGGGCATAATACCGAGTACTTCACAGGATCCCTTCTGGATGACAGAACTGAAATAACTATTCAAGTCAACATTGTACCAGCCACATTAGCGTCAATCGTTCGTTTTCCATATTTTCCAACCCTTACACGCGAAGGAGAGACTCATGAGAAAAGCGTTATCGTTTGGCTTTGCTGTTTTTCTGATATTCTTGGCGGCGTTTTCGGCATTCGGCCAGGCGCCCTCACATTTGATCATCACCGAATTTGTGATCAGCCCGACCGCCGGAGAGTTTGTGGAGATCTACAATCCCACTTCAGAAACCATAAATCTCTCGAACTACTATCTCACCGACGCCACGTTTGCCGGCGGCGGCACCTACTATTACAACATCGTGACCGGCGCCAATGCCGGTGGCGGCGGCTTTGGCGATTTCAACGCCCGCTTTCCAGAGGGCGCGACGATCGCTCCCGGTGAACATCAAACCATCGCAATGGTCGGCAATGGCTTCTTCAATACCTATGGGGTTCAGCCGACCTATGAACTGTTTGAGGAGGGCCCTGCGGCGGACGATATTCCCGACATGCGCGAAGCCACGCCGGGCAGCATTGCCAATCAAGGCGGCCTGACGAATGACGGTGAAGTTATCGTCCTTTACTATTGGGATGGCGCCAGTGATCTGGTGCAGGATGTCGATTACGTTGTCTGGGGCGACAAAGCGGAAGCTGTCGACAAAACCGGCGTAAGCATCGACGGCCCGGATGCAGATAGCACGCCTTCCAGCTATCTGCCCGACACACCCATTGCGCAACAGTTTGTGGTCAACACTGAAAATGACGCGGATCCCAATCCGCACAACGACGGCTCTTCCGCACAGCGCAAGCTGAACGTTGAGGATCTGGAGAATTGGACCGGCGGCAACGGCATTACCGGCCATAACGAAACCAGCGAGAACACTTCGTGGATGGGCGGCATCTGGAGCATCAACGCGCCGGCCACGCCGGGGGCGCGCGCGCTGGGCGACAGTTTGAACATCGCCGACATTCAATTCGTACGCGCGGATGCGATCGGCGCGACGAATGCGGACGATTCCCCGTTTGTGGGTGATACGATAACGGTTACCGGAATCATGATGCAAGGCGCGCGTGAAATTTTCGTGGGGGCGCGTTGGGGCGGCTTTGTTCAAGACGAGAGAGGCGGGCCCTGGAGCGGATTTTTCGTGATTCAAAATGACAGCAATGTTGCCGGCACACTTTTCAGTTCGGCACAAGCGGGCGACAAAATCAAGATCACCGGCGTGCTTTCGGAATTTCCGACGTCCGCAGGCTCGCAAAGTATTACCCAACTCGCGCTTCTTACCAATCCGGTGACACAAGTTGATTTTTTGGATTTCGGCTTGCCTTTGCCGGCGCCGATTGTGCTCAAGCCCGGTGATTTGGGCGCAAGCGCCGGAACGACCAACACGCAACTGGCCGAGCGCTGGGAAAGCACGCTGGTGCGTTTTGAAAACCTGACCGTCACGGCAAACGGCCTGGCCGGCAATATCATGACTGCCGGTGATGCCACGGGCAGCATCAGTCTCGATGATTATTTTGACGCCGTTTTCGATGTCGTCAGCGCCAATGGCGGCGTTTGGCCGGGCTTCCCGGCGGGCACGAGAATCAATGTTACAGGCTTCATTCGCGGCGGAACAACACAAGGCACAACCACGATCAATCCGCGCAGCCTGGCAGATATCGAGGTGGCTTCTTCACCGCCGGTGATCACCAATATTGCCCGCAATCCTGTTGTTGCAACCTCTACCGCTGCTGTAACCGTCTCGGCGAATATTGTTGATACGCAAACCTCCGTTGCAAGCGCGGAAATAAATTATCGCATCAATGGCGGCGCTTTTCAAACCCAGACGATGACGGCCGGCGGCGCCAATCAATTCTCCGGCAACATTCCTGCACAAGCAGATGGCGCATTTGTCGAATATTTTCTGGCGGCCGCGGATACCGATGGCGACCGCACCACGATTCCGGCAGATACTTCTGTTTCAAAATTCTTCTACTTTGTGCGCGACGCCGGTTTGAAAGTTTTTGATCTGCAATACACGCCATTTGCCGATGGTAACTCGGGCTATACGAATTTGACCGTGACGGTGCAGGGCATCGTGACAACAGACACCACGGATTTTTCGTTTTATTGGATTCAGGACGGCACCGATCCCTGGAGCGGTATTTGGGTCAATGATAACACCACCAATGTCAAAGCCGGTGATCTCGTCTCCGTCACCGGACGTGTGGAAGAAAACTTCGAAGTCACGCGCATCACGGCGCCGAGCAACGTCACGATTCTCAGCCGCGGCAATCCGCTGCCCGCGCCGGTGCAGGTTCGCACGGGCGATCTGCGTACTGGCGCCGCAACGGCCGAACAGTGGGAAAGCGTTTTGGTCCAGGTGCGGAACGCAGTCGTCTCCAATCCCTTCCCGGACGGCGCCAGCAACTTCGGCGAATTTTCCATCAATGATGGCAGCGGCGAAGTACGCGTCGATGATTTGGGAGATTTTGACGGCAATCTTGACTCCATTTATGTGCAAGGCGACAGCATTCGTTCGTTGATCGGCGTGCATTATTATTCCTTCAACAACTACAAGCTTCTGCCGCGCAACAACAACGATGTCGTGCGCGCGCCCACCTCGGTTGCCGATCGCAACGAGGCGCCGTTGACGTATGCTCTTGAGCAAAACTATCCCAATCCCTTCAATCCCGAAACCACCATCAAGTATCAACTGCCGCAAGGCGGCAAGATATCGCTGGTGATCTACAACATGCTCGGGCAAAAGGTGAGAACCCTGGTTGATGCCGTCAAACCCGCGGGTGTGCATACCATAAACTGGGACGGCAGAAATGAACGCGGCCTGGCCGTGCCGACCGGCGTGTATTTCTACAAAATGACGTCAAAGAGTTTTGAAAAAGTGAACAAGATGTTGCTTATCAAATAAGGTCATTTGACCTGATATGGAAATAGGTCAAAACCACTGACCGGTCACTACAATAAAATCGCTTTGCGGTAGATTGTGCAAAAGTGACCGGTCAGTTGACCTGATAGGAAATAGGGTAACTATTTTAAGCAAGCACTTCCGCCTGCGATTGAAATCGCAGGCTAAGAGGCGTAAGTCATCTGAAGACGACTGTCACCCGATGGGTGGGAGTCGCATTTATGCGACTTACACATTTTAGCCTGTGGATTCATCCACCAGCGGGTGTTGGCC
This portion of the Cytophagia bacterium CHB2 genome encodes:
- a CDS encoding MBL fold metallo-hydrolase, coding for MPYTLKIGSLKCHILSDGVEAADGGGFFGLVPRVMWEKVIAPNELNQVPAALRVLLIESQAGLILVDTGRGDKFDEKQRSILRLGSRRERLVNDLRRVGFRPEEVAIVILTHLHADHAGGATQLDVSSPTRWEAPDHSPGKAIATFPKAKYFVQRLDLAEASFPNERTLATYQSYNWQPLLESGQLEIINGDYQIAPGVRTEVAPGHTISIQSVWVEDRGESLLFLGDASSWAVHLSRLAWVPSYDIYPMTSIESKRRLQREALAKNALLVFQHDGQVVTGRLIEGKRGPEVQPEITETAWFDASA
- a CDS encoding N-acetyltransferase family protein — translated: MTITITEMTAQDWRAVAAIYQEGIDTGDATFEAAPPSSWEEWRKTKLNACSIVARANDEIVGWAALSPVSSRGVYAGVAEVSVYVSAPARGHSVGSLLLDALIKRSEAHGLWTLQAGIFPENQASLRLHLHHGFRQVGIREKLGKMAYGPHAGKWRDVVLLERRSATQGVE
- a CDS encoding T9SS type A sorting domain-containing protein — its product is MRKALSFGFAVFLIFLAAFSAFGQAPSHLIITEFVISPTAGEFVEIYNPTSETINLSNYYLTDATFAGGGTYYYNIVTGANAGGGGFGDFNARFPEGATIAPGEHQTIAMVGNGFFNTYGVQPTYELFEEGPAADDIPDMREATPGSIANQGGLTNDGEVIVLYYWDGASDLVQDVDYVVWGDKAEAVDKTGVSIDGPDADSTPSSYLPDTPIAQQFVVNTENDADPNPHNDGSSAQRKLNVEDLENWTGGNGITGHNETSENTSWMGGIWSINAPATPGARALGDSLNIADIQFVRADAIGATNADDSPFVGDTITVTGIMMQGAREIFVGARWGGFVQDERGGPWSGFFVIQNDSNVAGTLFSSAQAGDKIKITGVLSEFPTSAGSQSITQLALLTNPVTQVDFLDFGLPLPAPIVLKPGDLGASAGTTNTQLAERWESTLVRFENLTVTANGLAGNIMTAGDATGSISLDDYFDAVFDVVSANGGVWPGFPAGTRINVTGFIRGGTTQGTTTINPRSLADIEVASSPPVITNIARNPVVATSTAAVTVSANIVDTQTSVASAEINYRINGGAFQTQTMTAGGANQFSGNIPAQADGAFVEYFLAAADTDGDRTTIPADTSVSKFFYFVRDAGLKVFDLQYTPFADGNSGYTNLTVTVQGIVTTDTTDFSFYWIQDGTDPWSGIWVNDNTTNVKAGDLVSVTGRVEENFEVTRITAPSNVTILSRGNPLPAPVQVRTGDLRTGAATAEQWESVLVQVRNAVVSNPFPDGASNFGEFSINDGSGEVRVDDLGDFDGNLDSIYVQGDSIRSLIGVHYYSFNNYKLLPRNNNDVVRAPTSVADRNEAPLTYALEQNYPNPFNPETTIKYQLPQGGKISLVIYNMLGQKVRTLVDAVKPAGVHTINWDGRNERGLAVPTGVYFYKMTSKSFEKVNKMLLIK